In one Komagataeibacter sp. FNDCR2 genomic region, the following are encoded:
- a CDS encoding antibiotic biosynthesis monooxygenase: MYIAMNRFRIPPENEQEFRERWLGREVHLRTVPGFVSFQFLQGPRQEDHILYASHTVWESQEAFIGWTQSEQFRIAHATAGTRKPLMSGPPVFEGFEVLQNIEN, translated from the coding sequence ATGTACATCGCCATGAACCGTTTCCGCATCCCCCCCGAAAACGAGCAGGAATTCCGTGAGCGCTGGCTGGGCCGCGAGGTACATCTGCGCACGGTGCCCGGTTTCGTCAGTTTCCAGTTCCTTCAGGGCCCGCGGCAGGAGGATCACATCCTCTATGCATCCCACACCGTATGGGAATCACAGGAAGCCTTCATCGGCTGGACCCAGTCCGAGCAGTTCCGCATCGCCCATGCGACGGCGGGCACCCGCAAGCCGCTCATGTCCGGCCCGCCGGTGTTCGAGGGATTCGAGGTTTTACAGAATATCGAAAACTGA
- a CDS encoding SMP-30/gluconolactonase/LRE family protein yields MRPAPHPFHPGRRAVLAGGLAAGGLWAGRQAARAAAIPQTLPAPPSVMSSPPRQWGENAPVVVLPDPDIIALDPSFNDLVFGNANLKLAWHGGDWLEGPAWNSEGRFLLLSDTIRAVQYRYLWENSAVSVFRGYSYNSNGNIFDAQGRLISCEHGMRRVVRWEHDGSCHVLADSYNGAPLNSPNDVAVHPDGSIWFTDPGYGDTIVEGHPDAPGGPSNRDGVERWTLDGEVVTQFGGHKRQEDHVFRIDPATGALTAVMTQQQVVDPNGIAFSPDGTRVHVISSGAGPGQKGHGGDLRIHVGDIRDGVVSNLRLFADMMLDGHQMGPDGMRADIFGNLWCGANGPLGLCGVVVYNPQGRMIGRLRLPRGVSNLTFGGPKRDVLFMCAADALFTLQVNTQGAAPS; encoded by the coding sequence ATGCGCCCAGCCCCCCATCCCTTCCACCCCGGCCGCCGGGCCGTGCTGGCCGGTGGGCTGGCGGCAGGCGGCCTGTGGGCCGGCAGACAGGCCGCGCGGGCGGCCGCCATACCGCAGACCCTGCCCGCGCCGCCCAGCGTCATGTCCAGCCCGCCCCGGCAATGGGGGGAGAACGCCCCCGTCGTGGTGCTGCCGGATCCCGACATCATCGCGCTTGATCCCTCTTTCAATGATCTGGTGTTCGGCAATGCCAACCTGAAACTGGCATGGCACGGCGGCGACTGGCTGGAAGGCCCGGCATGGAACAGCGAAGGCCGCTTCCTCCTGCTCAGTGACACGATCCGCGCGGTCCAGTACCGCTACCTGTGGGAAAACAGCGCCGTTTCGGTCTTTCGCGGCTATTCCTACAACAGCAACGGCAACATATTCGATGCCCAGGGCCGCCTGATCAGTTGCGAACACGGGATGCGCCGCGTGGTGCGCTGGGAACATGATGGCTCATGCCATGTTCTGGCCGACAGCTATAACGGCGCGCCCCTCAATTCCCCCAACGATGTTGCCGTCCACCCCGATGGCAGCATCTGGTTTACCGATCCCGGCTATGGCGACACCATCGTGGAAGGCCACCCTGACGCGCCGGGCGGCCCGAGCAACCGCGACGGGGTGGAGCGCTGGACGCTCGATGGGGAAGTCGTCACCCAGTTCGGTGGCCATAAACGCCAGGAAGATCACGTCTTCCGCATTGATCCCGCCACCGGGGCCCTGACCGCCGTCATGACCCAGCAGCAGGTGGTGGACCCGAACGGCATCGCCTTTTCCCCCGATGGCACGCGTGTCCATGTCATCTCGTCCGGCGCGGGACCGGGACAGAAAGGGCACGGGGGCGACCTGCGCATCCATGTGGGTGACATCCGCGATGGCGTGGTCAGCAACCTCCGCCTGTTCGCCGACATGATGCTTGATGGCCACCAGATGGGGCCGGACGGCATGCGCGCCGATATTTTCGGCAATCTGTGGTGCGGGGCCAATGGGCCGCTCGGGCTGTGCGGCGTGGTGGTGTACAACCCGCAGGGCCGCATGATCGGGCGGCTGCGCCTGCCACGCGGGGTCTCGAACCTGACATTCGGAGGCCCCAAGCGTGACGTGCTGTTCATGTGCGCCGCCGATGCGCTGTTCACCCTGCAGGTCAACACGCAGGGCGCGGCCCCATCCTGA
- the fumC gene encoding class II fumarate hydratase, which produces MTEPATPILRDCPIGLDATGTRREKDSMGEIEVPASHYWGAQTQRSLVHFSIGRDHMPIEVCHAYGIVKKAAAQVNAADGRMPQWKADAISHVADEVIAGRLDSEFPLFVWQTGSGTQTNMNVNEVIANRAIQLLGGVIGSKSPVHPNDDVNMGQSSNDSFPTAMHVATVLEIDSRLLPRVRELITALRTKAEEWMQVVKIGRTHLQDAVPLTVGQEWSGWARQLEDALEAVEAARPGLLQLAAGGTAVGTGLNAPPGFSRAIAKRIADLTGRPFVTAPNKFAALGGLDAMVRASAGLRGVAVTLLKIANDMRLLGSGPRCGLGELHLPENEPGSSIMPGKVNPTQCEAMVMICTQVLGNDTTVALAGSQGQLDLNVMRPVIVANVLHAIRILADGCHNFRVFSVEGTQLNRKRIDAYVAGSVMLVTALSPEIGYDRASAIAHQAMEHDISLREAALASGFVDGAMFDRLVRPLDMVGKGVAGA; this is translated from the coding sequence ATGACTGAACCCGCTACCCCCATCCTTCGTGACTGTCCCATCGGGCTGGACGCCACCGGCACCCGGCGGGAAAAGGACTCGATGGGGGAAATTGAAGTTCCCGCCAGTCATTACTGGGGGGCGCAGACCCAGCGCAGCCTCGTGCATTTCTCGATCGGGCGGGACCATATGCCCATCGAGGTCTGCCACGCCTACGGCATCGTCAAGAAGGCGGCGGCGCAGGTCAACGCGGCCGATGGCCGCATGCCGCAATGGAAGGCCGATGCGATCAGCCATGTCGCGGATGAGGTGATCGCGGGCAGGCTCGATTCCGAATTTCCCCTTTTCGTCTGGCAGACCGGCTCGGGCACCCAGACGAACATGAACGTGAATGAAGTCATCGCCAACCGCGCCATCCAGCTTCTGGGGGGCGTGATCGGTTCCAAAAGCCCGGTCCATCCCAATGACGATGTGAACATGGGCCAGTCGAGCAACGATTCCTTTCCCACCGCCATGCATGTGGCGACCGTGCTGGAAATCGACAGCCGCCTGCTGCCGCGCGTGCGTGAACTCATTACCGCCCTGCGCACCAAGGCGGAGGAATGGATGCAGGTGGTCAAGATCGGCCGCACGCACCTGCAGGACGCCGTGCCGCTTACGGTGGGACAGGAATGGTCCGGCTGGGCGCGCCAGCTTGAGGATGCGCTGGAAGCGGTCGAGGCCGCCCGTCCGGGCCTGCTGCAACTGGCGGCGGGCGGCACGGCGGTCGGAACCGGGCTGAACGCGCCGCCGGGCTTCAGCCGCGCCATCGCCAAACGGATTGCGGACCTGACGGGGCGGCCCTTTGTCACGGCGCCCAACAAATTCGCGGCCCTCGGGGGGCTGGATGCGATGGTCCGGGCCTCGGCCGGGTTGCGCGGGGTGGCGGTTACCCTGCTCAAGATCGCCAATGACATGCGGCTGCTCGGTTCCGGCCCGCGCTGCGGGCTGGGTGAACTGCATCTACCTGAAAACGAACCCGGCTCCTCCATCATGCCCGGCAAGGTCAACCCCACCCAGTGCGAGGCGATGGTGATGATCTGCACGCAGGTCCTGGGCAATGACACCACGGTGGCGCTGGCGGGCAGCCAGGGGCAACTGGACCTGAATGTGATGCGGCCCGTCATCGTGGCCAATGTGCTGCACGCCATCCGCATCCTGGCTGATGGCTGCCATAATTTCCGGGTCTTTTCAGTGGAGGGCACGCAGCTCAATCGCAAGCGGATCGACGCCTATGTGGCCGGATCGGTCATGCTGGTTACGGCACTCAGCCCCGAAATCGGCTATGACCGTGCCTCCGCCATCGCGCATCAGGCCATGGAGCATGATATCAGCCTGCGCGAAGCGGCACTGGCCTCCGGCTTTGTGGATGGCGCGATGTTCGACCGTCTCGTCCGCCCGCTGGACATGGTGGGCAAGGGCGTGGCGGGGGCGTAA
- a CDS encoding TonB-dependent siderophore receptor, with translation MFSASLGALLGSSAYAQSTTAQNTTGSSTKSSLSPTPAKEKTATQDAVTSGNAEEVTVIGHHRMVAGAAANYNKKMANLGPLGTRRTLDTPMSIMTVPHDVIVNQQARNINDLMQYMPSVQLESRADPGTSRPQSRGFEADVISNSRIDGLNAFTVTPYAAEQFDNVQVLNGLAGALYGPQNPAGTFEYGLKRPTDERINRLVVGVDSIGTLMENADASGRVGKNGWFGYRINLLHGDGTSYVQDSWIRRNMVSADFDIHFDRNTVLELDASHYTFDERGMPAGINLAGHSLPEAPDLGKPHMGQDYAGYNSENNVFLAKLKHRINDDWSFLIGGLYQDSARQVFESADTLINNVGGYSQTVSAAATVNDFKVGSNMAYINGRVRTGFIKHDLVIGTNGYMEGGYNPTTGQSFTTVTSGSLYNPQVASGPDAGKQPYYHGRYESQYVRYQSMILGDTLHFNKHWSIMGTLAWSWLHQDTMANPVTGKGAAPSYSRGAAFSPTASLIYKPADNQTAYFTYGRSLQAGTSVSAGALNNNEFTSPVRSEEYEVGYKYMYRNIQFNVAGFRATRSYAYIDPTTLIYGNYGTQRNYGVEFQAMGHITPRLSVIGGMTWIDAEVLHTNSAATSNKEAVGVAPLQANVLMDYRLPFSQGFALNGMAVNANVHYTGRRAADIQNSTYAGSYVTLDMGLRYPFRAAKHPWMARFGVTNVANERYWSSVYNGTAEGTNVTAGGSSAAYAGMPRAYHFTLEADF, from the coding sequence ATGTTTTCGGCCAGTCTTGGCGCATTGCTTGGCTCTTCCGCCTATGCCCAGAGTACAACAGCCCAGAACACGACAGGCAGCAGCACCAAAAGCAGCCTGTCACCCACCCCCGCCAAGGAAAAGACGGCCACGCAGGACGCGGTTACTTCCGGCAATGCGGAAGAAGTGACCGTTATCGGCCATCACCGCATGGTTGCGGGCGCCGCCGCCAACTATAACAAGAAGATGGCCAACCTCGGCCCGCTGGGCACGCGCCGCACGCTTGATACGCCCATGTCGATCATGACCGTGCCGCATGACGTGATCGTCAACCAGCAGGCGCGCAACATCAACGACCTGATGCAGTACATGCCGTCGGTCCAGCTTGAAAGCCGCGCCGACCCCGGCACCAGCCGCCCGCAGTCACGCGGGTTCGAGGCGGACGTCATCTCCAACAGCCGCATCGATGGCCTGAACGCCTTTACCGTCACCCCCTACGCCGCCGAACAGTTTGACAACGTGCAGGTGCTCAACGGCCTGGCCGGTGCGCTGTATGGACCCCAGAACCCCGCCGGCACGTTCGAATACGGCCTCAAGCGCCCGACGGATGAACGCATCAACCGCCTGGTCGTGGGTGTGGACTCCATCGGCACGCTCATGGAAAACGCGGACGCGTCCGGCCGCGTGGGCAAGAATGGCTGGTTCGGCTACCGCATCAACCTGCTGCATGGCGATGGCACGTCCTATGTGCAGGACAGCTGGATCCGCCGTAACATGGTCAGCGCGGATTTCGACATCCATTTCGACCGCAATACCGTGCTCGAGCTTGACGCCAGCCATTATACCTTCGATGAACGCGGCATGCCGGCGGGCATCAACCTGGCCGGGCACAGCCTGCCCGAAGCGCCGGATCTGGGCAAGCCGCACATGGGGCAGGACTACGCGGGCTACAATTCCGAAAACAACGTGTTCCTTGCCAAGCTCAAGCACCGGATCAACGATGACTGGAGTTTCCTCATCGGCGGGCTGTACCAGGATTCGGCGCGTCAGGTGTTCGAATCCGCCGATACGCTGATCAACAACGTCGGTGGTTACAGCCAGACCGTTTCCGCCGCCGCGACGGTGAACGACTTCAAGGTCGGCAGTAACATGGCCTACATCAACGGGCGTGTGCGCACCGGCTTCATCAAGCATGATCTGGTCATCGGCACCAACGGTTACATGGAAGGCGGCTATAACCCCACCACGGGCCAGAGCTTCACGACAGTAACGAGCGGCAGCCTGTATAACCCGCAGGTCGCCTCCGGCCCCGATGCCGGCAAGCAGCCCTATTACCATGGGCGCTATGAATCCCAGTACGTGCGCTACCAGTCCATGATCCTGGGCGATACGCTGCATTTCAACAAGCACTGGTCCATCATGGGCACGCTGGCATGGAGCTGGCTGCATCAGGACACCATGGCCAACCCGGTCACGGGCAAGGGCGCGGCGCCTTCCTATTCACGCGGGGCGGCCTTCAGCCCGACGGCCAGCCTGATCTACAAACCCGCGGATAACCAGACGGCCTATTTCACCTATGGCCGTTCGTTGCAGGCGGGCACCTCGGTTTCGGCCGGTGCGCTGAACAACAACGAATTCACCTCTCCCGTCCGGAGCGAGGAATACGAGGTCGGGTACAAGTACATGTACCGCAACATACAGTTCAATGTGGCCGGTTTCCGCGCGACGCGCAGCTATGCCTATATCGATCCCACCACGTTGATCTATGGCAACTATGGCACGCAGCGTAACTATGGTGTCGAATTCCAGGCCATGGGCCACATCACGCCCCGCCTGTCCGTTATTGGCGGCATGACATGGATCGACGCTGAAGTGCTGCATACGAATTCAGCCGCGACATCCAACAAGGAAGCCGTTGGCGTCGCCCCCCTCCAGGCCAACGTGCTGATGGATTACCGCCTTCCGTTCTCGCAGGGGTTTGCGCTCAATGGCATGGCGGTCAACGCCAATGTCCATTACACGGGCCGCCGCGCGGCGGATATCCAGAACTCGACCTATGCCGGTTCCTATGTGACGCTGGATATGGGCCTGCGTTATCCGTTCCGTGCGGCCAAGCATCCGTGGATGGCCCGTTTCGGCGTGACCAACGTGGCCAATGAACGGTACTGGTCATCCGTCTATAACGGCACCGCCGAAGGCACGAACGTGACCGCCGGCGGCAGCAGCGCCGCCTATGCCGGCATGCCGCGCGCCTATCACTTCACGCTTGAAGCCGACTTCTAA
- a CDS encoding metal ABC transporter ATP-binding protein produces the protein MGADRLGRGPAVTKGAIRLDDAGVVLNGAPVWRHVTGCFAPGSMTAIAGANGAGKSTLLRAILGEVPLASGTITRVGLSQQDFGYLPQARNIDRAFPISVTDMVLSGAWRQTGAFGGADRQVRLRAASALRRVNLDGQADRMIDALSAGQFQRLMFARLLMSDARIIMLDEPFTALDAPTTQDLLELVGEWHAQGRTIIAVLHDIHQIRTCFPHVVLLSAGHAMWGETARILTPDTLHEAYAPTRAGGVTTWS, from the coding sequence ATGGGGGCTGATCGCCTGGGCCGTGGCCCAGCCGTGACCAAAGGCGCGATCCGGCTGGATGATGCCGGTGTGGTACTGAATGGCGCGCCCGTCTGGCGGCATGTGACCGGCTGCTTCGCGCCCGGCAGCATGACGGCCATCGCCGGGGCCAACGGGGCGGGCAAGTCCACGCTGCTGCGCGCGATACTGGGCGAGGTGCCACTTGCATCCGGCACGATCACGCGCGTGGGCCTGAGCCAGCAGGATTTCGGGTACCTGCCGCAGGCGCGCAACATCGACCGCGCCTTTCCCATCAGTGTGACCGACATGGTGCTAAGTGGCGCATGGCGGCAGACCGGGGCTTTCGGCGGGGCGGACCGGCAGGTGCGCCTGCGCGCGGCCAGCGCGCTGCGCCGCGTCAATCTGGACGGGCAGGCGGACCGCATGATCGACGCCCTTTCCGCCGGGCAGTTCCAGCGTCTCATGTTCGCGCGCCTGCTCATGTCGGACGCGCGCATCATCATGCTGGACGAACCCTTCACCGCGCTTGACGCCCCCACCACACAGGACCTGCTGGAACTGGTGGGCGAATGGCATGCGCAGGGCCGCACCATCATCGCCGTGCTGCATGACATCCACCAGATCCGCACATGCTTCCCCCATGTCGTGCTGCTGTCGGCCGGTCACGCCATGTGGGGGGAGACGGCCCGTATCCTGACCCCGGACACCCTGCATGAAGCCTATGCCCCCACGCGGGCCGGCGGGGTGACAACATGGTCATGA
- a CDS encoding metal ABC transporter permease, with translation MNLLAAVWEPFATFGFMRRALVASVALGMGAGPVGVMLQLRRMSLIGDAMSHAILPGAAVGFLLAGGLSLTAMGLGGIVAGLGVALLAGLVSRRTHLAEDASFASFYLTSLALGVLIVSARGSNIDLLHVLFGTILAIDGPALYLMGGITTLSVCLLSVIWRPLVMECVDPAFMRLTGGHGGLYHMIFLFLVVINLVAGFEALGTLMSVGMMMVPAATARLWTRRLLPMMVLSAAVGMVAGLTGLLVSYHFRLAAGPSIILTCSVLYVLSLVTSPAGLRAGRGSSSLQGS, from the coding sequence ATGAATCTGCTTGCCGCCGTGTGGGAGCCGTTTGCGACCTTCGGTTTCATGCGCCGGGCGCTGGTGGCGTCCGTGGCGCTGGGCATGGGGGCCGGGCCGGTCGGGGTCATGCTGCAACTGCGCCGCATGAGCCTGATCGGTGACGCCATGAGCCATGCCATCCTGCCCGGGGCGGCGGTGGGTTTCCTGCTTGCGGGCGGGCTGTCGCTGACGGCCATGGGGCTGGGCGGTATCGTCGCGGGGCTGGGGGTGGCGCTGCTGGCCGGGCTGGTCAGCCGCCGCACCCATCTGGCGGAAGACGCCAGTTTCGCCAGTTTCTATCTCACCTCCCTCGCGCTGGGGGTGCTGATCGTCTCGGCGCGCGGGTCCAATATCGACCTGCTGCATGTACTGTTCGGCACCATCCTGGCCATTGACGGGCCGGCCCTGTACCTCATGGGGGGCATCACCACGCTGAGCGTGTGCCTGCTTTCGGTCATCTGGCGGCCGCTGGTCATGGAATGCGTGGATCCGGCCTTCATGCGCCTGACCGGCGGGCATGGCGGGCTCTACCACATGATCTTCCTGTTCCTGGTGGTCATCAACCTGGTGGCGGGGTTCGAGGCGCTGGGCACGCTCATGTCGGTCGGCATGATGATGGTGCCCGCGGCGACCGCGCGGCTGTGGACCCGCCGCCTGCTGCCCATGATGGTCCTGTCGGCCGCCGTGGGCATGGTCGCGGGCCTGACCGGGCTGCTCGTTTCGTATCATTTCCGGCTGGCTGCCGGGCCTTCCATCATCCTGACATGCAGCGTGCTGTATGTCCTTTCCCTTGTCACGTCCCCTGCCGGGCTCCGGGCGGGACGCGGTTCATCTTCCCTGCAGGGGTCCTGA
- a CDS encoding metal ABC transporter substrate-binding protein, with the protein MRHLIPVLGLLGLLAAPATHAAPLAHPLHAVASFTVLADVVAQVGGSHVSVTSLVPPDGDPHEFEPSPDDARQLRQADIVFMSGEGLESWFGRLAHAAGYQGRPVIVSNGISAYTQPGAGQPETDPHVWNSVPNVIIWTNNIRDALIAADPVDAESFRISAARYVMRLKALDQDIRTQIATIPADRRRVLTSHDAFGYFGRAYGVTFMAPQGLSTETEAAAGDVAALIDQIRRTGITTYFMENATDPRLVQQVAHATGARPGGELYAEALSPASGPAPDYIAMMRHNTDLMVAAMRPR; encoded by the coding sequence ATGCGCCATCTCATTCCCGTTCTGGGCCTTCTGGGCCTTCTGGCCGCGCCCGCCACCCATGCGGCGCCGCTGGCGCACCCGCTGCATGCCGTCGCCAGCTTTACGGTGCTGGCCGATGTCGTGGCGCAGGTGGGGGGGAGCCATGTCAGCGTCACCTCGCTGGTGCCGCCGGATGGCGACCCGCATGAATTCGAGCCTTCCCCCGATGACGCACGGCAGTTGCGGCAGGCGGATATCGTGTTCATGAGCGGCGAGGGGCTGGAAAGCTGGTTCGGGCGGCTGGCGCATGCGGCGGGTTATCAGGGCAGGCCGGTTATCGTGTCGAACGGGATCAGCGCCTATACGCAGCCCGGCGCCGGGCAGCCCGAAACCGACCCGCATGTGTGGAACAGCGTGCCCAATGTCATCATCTGGACCAATAACATCCGCGATGCCCTGATCGCGGCCGATCCGGTCGATGCGGAGAGCTTCCGTATTTCAGCCGCGCGCTATGTCATGCGGCTGAAGGCGCTGGATCAGGACATCCGCACGCAGATCGCGACCATTCCCGCCGACCGGCGGCGCGTCCTGACCAGCCATGACGCCTTTGGCTATTTCGGTCGGGCCTATGGCGTCACCTTCATGGCCCCGCAGGGCCTCTCGACCGAGACGGAAGCCGCGGCGGGGGATGTCGCGGCCCTGATCGACCAGATCCGGCGCACCGGCATCACCACCTATTTCATGGAAAACGCCACCGATCCCCGCCTGGTCCAGCAGGTGGCGCATGCGACCGGCGCGCGGCCCGGCGGCGAACTCTATGCCGAAGCCCTGTCCCCCGCCAGCGGTCCCGCACCCGACTACATCGCCATGATGCGCCATAACACCGACCTCATGGTCGCGGCGATGCGTCCGCGCTAA
- a CDS encoding ABC transporter ATP-binding protein/permease, translating to MQHLRLLLKDVWYLTRPYFVSEDRKWAWGLLCAVLVLTFSIVGMDLLQSFSRNVYYTALQQRDATTFLRGLFWYVHNESGFVPGFFIITIPAILFSVYATYLQQMLQLRWRRWLTARMTRQWMENQTYFRIAITTSGLEAGADNPDQRIQEDLNSFVTDTLTQFINLLSNIVTLFSYVGLLWALSGPLELWGMSIPGYFFWAALIYSILATWVTHLAGHRLAGLQFFQQRAEADFRYSLVHVRNNAEGIALYRGEAEEQAGLERSFSSVYGNFLSIMRRTKWLGLLTTGLDVVSGNFALLIGSIRYFAGKMSFGTLMQLVMAFSRVQGALGWLSNSYAALTTWHAEVARLATFQRVMDRAQAMRNEVRVHPAPADADMQISHMDVFRPDGALLLRDVNLTLAHGQMSVVTGPSGTGKSTLFRVLAGIWPFATGVVTQPDQPMMFVPQRPYVPTGTLHRAVTYPAGVERYGVEDVAGVLQQVGLGALVSCLGKEEPWGQILSPGELQRLAFARILLARPGWVFLDESTSNLDAASEAALYALLRQDCPGMTVVSITHRQSVVDMHVNTIDLTPFVAVRPAEEAVSADASPRP from the coding sequence ATGCAGCATTTGCGCCTTCTCCTGAAAGACGTGTGGTACCTTACCCGTCCCTATTTCGTGTCCGAGGACAGGAAATGGGCATGGGGGTTACTGTGCGCGGTCCTGGTCCTGACCTTTTCCATTGTGGGGATGGATCTGCTCCAGTCCTTTTCGCGCAATGTGTATTACACGGCCCTGCAGCAGCGTGACGCCACGACCTTCCTGCGCGGGCTGTTCTGGTATGTGCATAATGAAAGCGGGTTCGTGCCCGGCTTCTTCATCATCACCATTCCGGCCATCCTGTTCAGTGTCTATGCGACCTATCTGCAGCAGATGCTCCAGTTGCGCTGGCGGCGGTGGCTGACCGCGCGCATGACGCGGCAGTGGATGGAAAACCAGACCTATTTCCGCATCGCCATCACCACGTCCGGGCTGGAGGCCGGGGCCGACAACCCCGACCAGCGCATACAGGAAGACCTCAACAGCTTCGTGACCGATACGTTGACGCAGTTCATCAACCTGCTGTCCAACATCGTGACCCTGTTCAGCTATGTGGGGCTTTTATGGGCGCTGTCCGGGCCGCTGGAACTGTGGGGGATGTCCATACCGGGCTATTTCTTCTGGGCGGCGCTGATCTATTCCATACTGGCCACATGGGTCACGCATCTGGCGGGGCACAGGCTGGCGGGGCTGCAGTTCTTCCAGCAGCGCGCGGAGGCCGATTTCCGCTACAGCCTGGTCCATGTCCGCAACAACGCGGAAGGGATCGCCCTCTACCGTGGCGAGGCGGAGGAGCAGGCCGGGCTGGAACGGTCGTTTTCCTCGGTCTATGGAAATTTCCTGTCCATCATGCGCCGGACCAAGTGGCTGGGGCTGCTGACCACGGGGCTGGATGTGGTCTCGGGCAATTTCGCGCTGCTGATCGGCTCGATCCGCTATTTCGCGGGCAAGATGAGCTTCGGCACGCTCATGCAGCTTGTCATGGCGTTCTCGCGCGTGCAGGGCGCGCTGGGCTGGCTGTCCAATTCCTATGCCGCGCTGACGACATGGCATGCGGAGGTCGCGCGTCTGGCCACGTTCCAGCGCGTGATGGACCGCGCGCAGGCCATGCGGAACGAGGTGCGGGTCCACCCCGCCCCCGCCGATGCCGACATGCAGATCAGCCACATGGATGTTTTCCGCCCCGATGGCGCGCTGCTGCTGCGCGATGTGAACCTTACGCTGGCGCATGGGCAGATGAGCGTGGTGACAGGCCCGTCAGGCACCGGAAAGTCCACGCTGTTCCGCGTCCTTGCGGGGATCTGGCCGTTTGCGACGGGTGTGGTCACGCAGCCCGACCAGCCCATGATGTTCGTGCCGCAGCGGCCCTATGTGCCCACCGGCACCCTGCACCGCGCCGTGACCTATCCGGCGGGGGTGGAGCGTTACGGGGTGGAGGACGTGGCGGGCGTGCTGCAACAGGTCGGGCTGGGCGCGCTGGTCTCGTGTCTGGGGAAGGAGGAGCCCTGGGGGCAGATCCTCTCCCCCGGTGAACTCCAGCGCCTCGCCTTCGCCCGTATCCTGCTGGCGCGGCCGGGCTGGGTGTTCCTGGACGAATCCACCTCGAACCTCGACGCCGCGTCCGAGGCCGCGCTGTACGCATTGCTGCGGCAGGACTGCCCCGGCATGACCGTGGTGTCCATCACGCACCGCCAGTCGGTCGTGGACATGCATGTCAACACGATCGACCTCACGCCCTTCGTGGCGGTCCGCCCGGCGGAAGAGGCGGTTAGCGCGGACGCATCGCCGCGACCATGA
- a CDS encoding DUF2501 domain-containing protein, whose protein sequence is MMSFSRVLCASAFAAMLGAAPLAAHAETSPPTGAGVANQVEQIAPGSLSADTVFSAVASATPADLGGILNYCIQSRYLDSKEAWPVLAALNKKTNDVPSDSKGNMSYADGSTGLLKVGGGQPPISLEDAASDIRTQACAKVEARAKSML, encoded by the coding sequence ATGATGTCATTCAGTCGCGTTCTGTGCGCCAGTGCTTTTGCCGCCATGCTTGGCGCGGCCCCGCTTGCCGCCCATGCCGAAACATCCCCCCCGACCGGCGCGGGCGTGGCCAACCAGGTCGAGCAGATCGCGCCCGGCTCCCTTTCCGCCGATACGGTGTTTTCCGCCGTGGCGTCGGCCACCCCGGCTGACCTGGGTGGCATCCTGAACTACTGCATCCAGTCCCGCTATCTCGACTCCAAGGAAGCATGGCCGGTCCTTGCGGCCCTGAACAAGAAGACGAACGACGTACCCTCCGACAGCAAGGGCAACATGTCCTATGCCGATGGGTCCACCGGCCTGCTGAAGGTCGGCGGCGGGCAGCCGCCCATCTCGCTCGAAGATGCCGCGTCCGATATCCGTACGCAGGCCTGTGCGAAGGTGGAAGCCCGCGCCAAATCCATGCTCTGA